In Halichondria panicea chromosome 13, odHalPani1.1, whole genome shotgun sequence, one genomic interval encodes:
- the LOC135346577 gene encoding uncharacterized protein LOC135346577 isoform X3 translates to MKQSTALSFSWVVITRWDMSKDRADYTVTNARTLSSLQAKGALPSSKPASVRLGSITTPLLNIEPDHIIPDELHLLLRIADVLTRNLILEIVASAKQDRQGNAHILTHLQTLQTIIKDCGITFRVWEARGPDGKASGHYEWTSLQGNDTKKFLERLPVRFADLLKEEIQAKMAQLWTEFLSLYKMVSSWTPPPSEVVEQKAKDWIRLFLSLKHKCQGFQEKNITPYMHTLVFHFPYFISKYGNVKMFSGQGVEKNNDDAKRHYFSSNLHDPVGEVLKAEARIDETSQFKRKKRKYIRKTPLDLVDMNKQPRLDSES, encoded by the exons ATGAAACAGAGTACCGCCTTGAGTTTTTCCTGGGTAGTGATTACAAG GTGGGATATGTCAAAGGATAGGGCTGACTACACCGTAACAAATGCAAGAACATTGAGTTCCCTACAAGCAAAAGGCGCACTTCCCAGCAGTAAACCAGCAAGTGTACGACTAGGATCAATTACAACACCACTACTGAACATAGAGCCAGACCATATAATACCCGATGAGCTACACCTACTCCTACGTATAGCTGACGTTTTAACAAGAAATCTCATTCTAGAGATAGTGGCATCTGCTAAACAAGACAGACAAGGAAACGCACATATACTCACTCACCTACAAACACTACAGACGATCATTAAAGACTGTGGTATCACGTTCAGGGTATGGGAAGCAAGGGGTCCAGATGGCAAAGCTTCTGGACATTACGAATGGACATCACTGCAGGGGAACGACACCAAGAAGTTTCTGGAACGTCTCCCAGTGAGGTTTGCTGACCTACTGAAGGAAGAAATTCAAGCTAAAATGGCCCAACTTTGGACA GaatttctctctttgtataaGATGGTTTCTAGCTGGACTCCACCTCCCAGTGAAGTGGTTGAGCAAAAG GCGAAAGACTGGATAAGGCTTTTCTTGAGCTTGAAGCACAAGTGTCAAGGGTTTCAGGAAAAGAATATTACGCCCTAtatgcacacactggtctTTCACTTCCCTTACTTTATTTCAAAATACGGAAATGTCAAGATGTTTAGTGGACAAG GGGTGGagaaaaataatgatgacgCCAAGAGACACTACTTCTCCAGTAATCTGCATGACCCAGTGGGGGAGGTTCTGAAAGCTGAAGCGAGAATAGACGAGACATCACAATTTAAGCGAAAGAAACGAAAGTACATACGAAAAACTCCATTAGATTTAGTAGACATGAACAAACAGCCACGACTTGACTCTGAATCATGA
- the LOC135346577 gene encoding uncharacterized protein LOC135346577 isoform X2 translates to MGLNKATSMYACVWCTIKKDERWDMSKDRADYTVTNARTLSSLQAKGALPSSKPASVRLGSITTPLLNIEPDHIIPDELHLLLRIADVLTRNLILEIVASAKQDRQGNAHILTHLQTLQTIIKDCGITFRVWEARGPDGKASGHYEWTSLQGNDTKKFLERLPVRFADLLKEEIQAKMAQLWTEFLSLYKMVSSWTPPPSEVVEQKAKDWIRLFLSLKHKCQGFQEKNITPYMHTLVFHFPYFISKYGNVKMFSGQGVEKNNDDAKRHYFSSNLHDPVGEVLKAEARIDETSQFKRKKRKYIRKTPLDLVDMNKQPRLDSES, encoded by the exons ATGGGCCTCAACAAAGCAACCTCTATGTACGCTTGTGTCTGGTGTACCATCAAGAAGGATGAAag GTGGGATATGTCAAAGGATAGGGCTGACTACACCGTAACAAATGCAAGAACATTGAGTTCCCTACAAGCAAAAGGCGCACTTCCCAGCAGTAAACCAGCAAGTGTACGACTAGGATCAATTACAACACCACTACTGAACATAGAGCCAGACCATATAATACCCGATGAGCTACACCTACTCCTACGTATAGCTGACGTTTTAACAAGAAATCTCATTCTAGAGATAGTGGCATCTGCTAAACAAGACAGACAAGGAAACGCACATATACTCACTCACCTACAAACACTACAGACGATCATTAAAGACTGTGGTATCACGTTCAGGGTATGGGAAGCAAGGGGTCCAGATGGCAAAGCTTCTGGACATTACGAATGGACATCACTGCAGGGGAACGACACCAAGAAGTTTCTGGAACGTCTCCCAGTGAGGTTTGCTGACCTACTGAAGGAAGAAATTCAAGCTAAAATGGCCCAACTTTGGACA GaatttctctctttgtataaGATGGTTTCTAGCTGGACTCCACCTCCCAGTGAAGTGGTTGAGCAAAAG GCGAAAGACTGGATAAGGCTTTTCTTGAGCTTGAAGCACAAGTGTCAAGGGTTTCAGGAAAAGAATATTACGCCCTAtatgcacacactggtctTTCACTTCCCTTACTTTATTTCAAAATACGGAAATGTCAAGATGTTTAGTGGACAAG GGGTGGagaaaaataatgatgacgCCAAGAGACACTACTTCTCCAGTAATCTGCATGACCCAGTGGGGGAGGTTCTGAAAGCTGAAGCGAGAATAGACGAGACATCACAATTTAAGCGAAAGAAACGAAAGTACATACGAAAAACTCCATTAGATTTAGTAGACATGAACAAACAGCCACGACTTGACTCTGAATCATGA
- the LOC135346577 gene encoding uncharacterized protein LOC135346577 isoform X1: MGLNKATSMYACVWCTIKKDERYIYNYYMLKPSFPICRYRWDMSKDRADYTVTNARTLSSLQAKGALPSSKPASVRLGSITTPLLNIEPDHIIPDELHLLLRIADVLTRNLILEIVASAKQDRQGNAHILTHLQTLQTIIKDCGITFRVWEARGPDGKASGHYEWTSLQGNDTKKFLERLPVRFADLLKEEIQAKMAQLWTEFLSLYKMVSSWTPPPSEVVEQKAKDWIRLFLSLKHKCQGFQEKNITPYMHTLVFHFPYFISKYGNVKMFSGQGVEKNNDDAKRHYFSSNLHDPVGEVLKAEARIDETSQFKRKKRKYIRKTPLDLVDMNKQPRLDSES, encoded by the exons ATGGGCCTCAACAAAGCAACCTCTATGTACGCTTGTGTCTGGTGTACCATCAAGAAGGATGAAaggtatatctataattattatatgcttAAACCTAGCTTCCCCATTTGCCGCTATAGGTGGGATATGTCAAAGGATAGGGCTGACTACACCGTAACAAATGCAAGAACATTGAGTTCCCTACAAGCAAAAGGCGCACTTCCCAGCAGTAAACCAGCAAGTGTACGACTAGGATCAATTACAACACCACTACTGAACATAGAGCCAGACCATATAATACCCGATGAGCTACACCTACTCCTACGTATAGCTGACGTTTTAACAAGAAATCTCATTCTAGAGATAGTGGCATCTGCTAAACAAGACAGACAAGGAAACGCACATATACTCACTCACCTACAAACACTACAGACGATCATTAAAGACTGTGGTATCACGTTCAGGGTATGGGAAGCAAGGGGTCCAGATGGCAAAGCTTCTGGACATTACGAATGGACATCACTGCAGGGGAACGACACCAAGAAGTTTCTGGAACGTCTCCCAGTGAGGTTTGCTGACCTACTGAAGGAAGAAATTCAAGCTAAAATGGCCCAACTTTGGACA GaatttctctctttgtataaGATGGTTTCTAGCTGGACTCCACCTCCCAGTGAAGTGGTTGAGCAAAAG GCGAAAGACTGGATAAGGCTTTTCTTGAGCTTGAAGCACAAGTGTCAAGGGTTTCAGGAAAAGAATATTACGCCCTAtatgcacacactggtctTTCACTTCCCTTACTTTATTTCAAAATACGGAAATGTCAAGATGTTTAGTGGACAAG GGGTGGagaaaaataatgatgacgCCAAGAGACACTACTTCTCCAGTAATCTGCATGACCCAGTGGGGGAGGTTCTGAAAGCTGAAGCGAGAATAGACGAGACATCACAATTTAAGCGAAAGAAACGAAAGTACATACGAAAAACTCCATTAGATTTAGTAGACATGAACAAACAGCCACGACTTGACTCTGAATCATGA